Proteins from one Triticum aestivum cultivar Chinese Spring chromosome 7A, IWGSC CS RefSeq v2.1, whole genome shotgun sequence genomic window:
- the LOC123150552 gene encoding MDIS1-interacting receptor like kinase 1: MQLWSRPAKTLPIALNGQAIVNSLTENNKKMVWVSRMVRDDELHIIQVQAIAGISLPTTLVVKKFQNENLALQVDDNVKYHYISEMFLLASNSHDNIIKVVDLIQWEDAIMLVYEYPVNGSLQSWLHQPMDAGRPLSWPVRRLIAIGVAKGLCHMHHRCKRPIIHNNINSNNILLDQNFKPVIASFDAAQMNMAGLDQPLPMVGLPLGNFGYAAPEYGVAASELTEKVDTYSFGVLMLELVTGRMANEAGADGHLATWAWKNFTKLMANQQEMFQSAVDRDIPDQARYMKEMATVFMLGVDCTVGNPQQRPSMRMALKRLRRGCGRGPFRGLLTCYLL, from the exons ATGCAGCTCTGGAGCCGTCCTGCCAAGACACTGCCTATTGCGCTCAATGGACAGGCCATAGTCAACAGCCTTACTGAAAATAATAAGAAAATGGTGTGGGTTAGCAGAATGGTAAGGGATGACGAACTCCACATAATACAGGTTCAAGCCATTGCTGGCATCAGTCTCCCAACTACGCTGGTCGTCAAGAAGTTCCAGAATGAAAACCTAGCACTACAAGTGGATGACAATGTCAAGTACCACTACATTTCAGAGATGTTCCTGTTAGCCAGCAATTCTCACGACAACATCATCAAAGTTGTAGACCTCATCCAGTGGGAAGACGCCATCATGCTTGTCTATGAGTATCCGGTGAATGGCAGCCTTCAATCCTGGCTGCACCAACCCATGGATGCTGGTCGGCCGCTGAGCTGGCCAGTGAGGAGGCTCATTGCCATCGGCGTGGCCAAAGGACTCTGCCACATGCACCACAGATGCAAAAGACCGATTATCCACAACAACATCAACTCGAACAACATCTTGCTTGATCAGAATTTCAAGCCTGTAATAGCCAGTTTTGACGCTGCACAGATGAATATGGCCGGGCTCGACCAACCGTTGCCAATGGTTGGCCTGCCTCTTGGTAACTTTGGGTACGCAGCTCCGG AATATGGGGTGGCAGCAAGCGAGCTGACGGAGAAGGTTGACACTTACAGCTTTGGGGTGCTCATGCTGGAGCTTGTCACGGGGCGGATGGCCAATGAAGCTGGAGCCGATGGTCATTTGGCGACCTGGGCGTGGAAGAACTTCACTAAGCTGATGGCAAACCAACAGGAAATGTTCCAGAGTGCCGTGGACAGGGACATCCCAGATCAAGCGCGGTACATGAAGGAGATGGCAACTGTGTTCATGCTGGGCGTGGATTGCACCGTTGGGAATCCGCAGCAAAGGCCGTCCATGCGGATGGCTCTCAAACGACTGCGCCGCGGCTGTGGCCGTGGCCCATTCCGTGGCCTCCTCACCTGCTATCTGCTGTGA
- the LOC123152424 gene encoding putative acyl-activating enzyme 19 isoform X1, whose product MAAAAAAAAEVDEPCCISHAFDRAARRDPARLAVVHAGDGGRRFACGDLLCAVSSLSRRIAAALPRPSTDHPGDDESPGCSDRQRGGAGATPRVVGVYASPSVEYVAAVLAVLRCGEAFLPLDPSWPEDRVRSAVSASNAALLVSAGVSHEDDVLKGCSCPVLRLNGDIRQGLYDGEVGIGGDELAWPCEHERPREFCYVMFTSGSTGRPKGVCGMEKGLLNRFLWMQRRNPLCSDDVLLFKTSVSFVDHLQEFLSAVLTSTTLVIPPNNWRANPASLANLIKAYRISRVTIVPSLMEIILPTLEKNISCGYNSLKILVFSGEILSLVLWKRVREILPETTIINLYGTTEVSGDCTFFDCKDLPAILEREEITSVPIGFPIANCEVFLVKHAGIAAEGEICVSGACLFYGYLAEFLRSNHTEGSESSKYYKTGDYARRLKAGELVFLGRRDRSVKNYGQRFSLEEVESTLKEHPAVSDAAVTFQSKGSPDYKAYLVFKNKDEIVKDSVQYREVNSSQDVMASIRSWLIKKVPPAMIPSFFLHVKSLPLTSSGKVDYVKLSSLECALEPCGIEQIKSGSGPVNPYLQVIKKAFCDALLVDEVSEFDDFFTLGGNSISAAHAAHKLEIDMRLLYIYPTPSMLLHALVVEHSNLVSPTDEPQPKKGLNVSTSIHGLFDPVAANVDDSYHGGKARINGKRAHYQIAGSYGNETDGQLNKYPFSPDDRCQVNDLYLDTCLKYRNSVMGSQWILNFCLHKKWSIGRCNRFMHDDEGKLQLEDVCSHVSYNKRGYLQELWNIPLDSCVDASPLLVLNNGMINIFIGSHSHLFLCIDCCNGSVRWSVKLEGRVECSAAITGDFSEVVVGCYKGKIYFHDMLTGKLSWTVQTDGEVKMQPVVDRTRNLIWCGSYDHHLYALNYQDRCCAYKVSCGGSIYGSPAVDMAHDMIYVACTSGLVTAISLEVPSFRIVWQYEAGEAIFSSLAIDHQSGNVVCCLVNGLVIALNSHGTVVWKATVGGPIFAGACVSSALPSQVLIPSRDGSLYSFDITSGDLLWSYDFGDPITASAFVDEVLASTPSGTSERFACICTSSGKVRVLGIRADAEQGKVGYSVQEFAAMDLPGDIFSSPLMQETCSFGKMHSTQISDTSSRTVNKDMQKVLVLGFQRLDFHAINLWLSARYSVSQSDYNLGAIPSVLGSKAEAEP is encoded by the exons atggcggcggcggcggcggcggcggcggaggtggatgAGCCGTGCTGCATCTCGCACGCCTTCGACCGCGCCGCGCGCCGGGACCCCGCCCGGCTCGCCGTCGTCCACGCAGGCGACGGCGGGCGCCGCTTCGCCTGCGGCGACCTCCTCTGCGCCGTCTCCTCGCTCTCCCGCCGCATAGCCGCCGCGCTTCCTCGCCCTTCCACCGACCATCCCGGCGACGACGAGTCCCCAG GCTGCTCGGATCGACAGAGGGGAGGCGCCGGCGCGACACCTAGGGTGGTGGGGGTGTACGCCTCGCCGTCGGTGGAGTACGTCGCAGCCGTCCTCGCCGTGCTCAGGTGCGGGGAGGCGTTCCTGCCACTGGACCCCTCGTGGCCGGAGGACAGGGTCCGGTCAGCTGTCTCTGCCTCTAATGCGGCGCTACTCGTATCGGCAGGGGTTTCGCATGAAGACGATGTTCTTAAGGGCTGCTCTTGCCCTGTTCTGCGATTGAACGGAGACATCCGGCAAGGGTTATATGATGGAGAGGTTGGGATTGGTGGAGATGAGCTTGCTTGGCCGTGCGAGCATGAGAGGCCACGGGAGTTCTGCTATGTGATGTTCACGTCTGGTTCTACTGGAAGACCCAAAGGTGTTTGTGGAATGGagaaag GTCTTCTGAATCGCTTTTTGTGGATGCAAAGAAGGAATCCTTTGTGTTCGGATGATGTGTTGTTATTTAAGACATCTGTCAGCTTTGTTGACCATCTTCAGGAGTTTCTTTCTGCTGTGTTGACTAGCACAACACTTGTCATTCCCCCCAATAATTGGAGAGCCAATCCAGCATCATTGGCCAACTTGATTAAG GCATATCGTATATCAAGGGTGACTATAGTTCCGTCGCTGATGGAGATAATACTACCTACCCTGGAGAAAAATATTTCATGTGGATATAACTCTCTTAAGATCTTGGTATTTAGTGGGGAGATTCTGTCCTTAGTGCTGTGGAAGAGAGTTCGTGAAATTCTGCCAGAGACTACTATCATAAATTTGTATGGAACAACAGAG GTTTCTGGTGATTGTACATTCTTTGATTGCAAAGATCTGCCTGCAATTTTAGAGCGTGAAGAAATAACCAGTGTACCGATTGGATTTCCTATTGCTAATTGTGAAgtttttcttgtgaagcatgctggGATTGCAGCTGAAGGTGAAATTTGTGTTAGTGGAGCATGTTTATTCTATGGTTATTTAGCTGAGTTTCTGAGGAGTAATCACACTGAAGGCAGTGAAAGTTCAAAATACTACAAAACGGGTGACTATGCTCGACGGCTGAAGGCTGGTGAACTTGTTTTCCTTGGGAGAAGGGACCGTTCTGTAAAAAATTACGGGCAGCGTTTTTCACTAGAAGAGGTAGAATCCACCTTAAAGGAACATCCTGCTGTCAGTGATGCTGCAGTTACTTTCCAAAGTAAAGGGTCTCCAGATTATAAGGCATACCTGGTGTTTAAGAATAAGGATGAAATTGTGAAAGATAGCGTGCAGTATAGAGAAGTAAATTCTTCTCAAGATGTCATGGCATCAATTCGAAGTTGGCTCATCAAGAAGGTTCCACCAGCTATGATTCCAAGCTTCTTTCTCCACGTGAAGTCCTTACCTTTGACTTCTTCAGGAAAGGTTGACTATGTTAAGTTATCAAGTTTGGAATGTGCATTGGAACCATGTGGAATTGAGCAAATTAAGTCTGGAAGTGGTCCAGTTAATCCATATTTACAAGTTATTAAAAAG GCATTTTGTGACGCCCTGCTTGTTGATGAAGTTTCCGAGTTTGATGATTTTTTCACCTTGGGTGGTAACTCAATTTCTGCCGCCCATGCAGCCCACAAGTTGGAGATTGACATGAGACTGCTTTATATCTATCCAACCCCTTCTATGCTTTTGCACGCTTTAGTTGTGGAGCATAGTAATTTGGTTTCTCCTACTGATGAGCCTCAGCCTAAGAAGGGCCTGAACGTATCTACAAGCATACATGGACTATTCGACCCGGTTGCTGCAAATGTGGATGATAGTTATCATGGAGGCAAAGCACGGATAAATGGAAAGCGTGCACATTATCAAATTGCTGGGAGTTACGGAAATGAAACAGATGGCCAGCTTAACAAATATCCATTCTCTCCTGATGACAGATGCCAGGTAAACGATCTCTACTTGGATACATGCTTGAAGTACAGAAACAGTGTCATGGGGAGTCAGTGGATCCTGAACTTTTGTTTACACAAGAAGTGGTCTATTGGACGTTGCAACAGATTTATGCATGACGATGAAGGGAAGCTGCAACTTGAAGATGTTTGCTCACATGTTTCATACAACAAAAGAGGTTATCTTCAGGAACTTTGGAACATTCCTTTGGATTCATGTGTTGATGCCTCACCTTTGCTTGTCCTGAACAATGGGATGATAAACATATTTATTGGGTCCCATTCACATTTATTTCTCTGCATCGATTGTTGCAA TGGTTCAGTGAGGTGGAGTGTCAAATTGGAAGGACGTGTGGAGTGTTCTGCTGCTATTACTGGTGATTTTTCAGAG GTTGTGGTTGGATGTTATAAAGGGAAAATTTACTTTCATGATATGTTGACTGGTAAACTATCTTGGACAGTTCAAACAGATGGAGAG GTAAAAATGCAACCAGTTGTTGACAGGACAAGGAATTTAATATG GTGTGGCTCTTATGATCATCATTTATATGCACTAAATTACCAAGATCGTTGCTGCGCTTATAAAGTATCTTGTGGTGGAAGCATCTATGGTTCTCCTGCTGTGGACATG GCACACGACATGATCTATGTTGCTTGTACGAGTGGCCTTGTAACTGCAATATCCCTTGAG GTTCCATCATTCAGAATAGTTTGGCAATATGAAGCTGGGGAAGCAATTTTCAGTTCTCTTGCCATCGATCATCAAAGTGGAAATG TTGTTTGTTGCTTGGTGAACGGTCTGGTGATCGCGTTGAACTCACATGGCACTGTTGTCTGGAAG GCAACTGTTGGTGGTCCTATTTTTGCTGGTGCATGTGTGTCATCTGCGCTTCCTTCTCAG GTGCTGATACCTTCCCGTGATGGAAGTTTATACTCTTTTGATATT ACATCTGGTGATCTTCTTTGGTCATATGACTTCGGCGACCCAATTACTGCATCTGCTTTTGTTGATGAAGTGTTAGCATCAACACCATCTGGAACATCAGAGAG ATTTGCTTGTATCTGCACAAGTTCTGGGAAGGTCCGTGTCCTTGGGATTAGAGCTGATGCTGAGCAGGGGAAAGTTGGTTACTCTGTGCAAGAGTTTGCAGCCATGGATCTTCCTGGGGACATCTTCTCATCTCCCTTGATG CAAGAGACTTGTTCTTTTGGTAAGATGCACAGTACTCAGATATCAGACACATCCAGTCGAACTGTCAACAAAGATATGCAGAAGGTACTGGTGCTTGGGTTCCAAAGGTTGGATTTCCACGCCATAAACCTTTGGTTAAGTGCTCGATATTCAGTATCACAATCAGATTACAACCTTGGTGCTATCCCGAGTGTACTGGGTTCAAAAGCGGAAGCAGAGCCATAA
- the LOC123152424 gene encoding putative acyl-activating enzyme 19 isoform X2, producing the protein MAAAAAAAAEVDEPCCISHAFDRAARRDPARLAVVHAGDGGRRFACGDLLCAVSSLSRRIAAALPRPSTDHPGDDESPGCSDRQRGGAGATPRVVGVYASPSVEYVAAVLAVLRCGEAFLPLDPSWPEDRVRSAVSASNAALLVSAGVSHEDDVLKGCSCPVLRLNGDIRQGLYDGEVGIGGDELAWPCEHERPREFCYVMFTSGSTGRPKGVCGMEKGLLNRFLWMQRRNPLCSDDVLLFKTSVSFVDHLQEFLSAVLTSTTLVIPPNNWRANPASLANLIKAYRISRVTIVPSLMEIILPTLEKNISCGYNSLKILVFSGEILSLVLWKRVREILPETTIINLYGTTEVSGDCTFFDCKDLPAILEREEITSVPIGFPIANCEVFLVKHAGIAAEGEICVSGACLFYGYLAEFLRSNHTEGSESSKYYKTGDYARRLKAGELVFLGRRDRSVKNYGQRFSLEEVESTLKEHPAVSDAAVTFQSKGSPDYKAYLVFKNKDEIVKDSVQYREVNSSQDVMASIRSWLIKKVPPAMIPSFFLHVKSLPLTSSGKVDYVKLSSLECALEPCGIEQIKSGSGPVNPYLQVIKKAFCDALLVDEVSEFDDFFTLGGNSISAAHAAHKLEIDMRLLYIYPTPSMLLHALVVEHSNLVSPTDEPQPKKGLNVSTSIHGLFDPVAANVDDSYHGGKARINGKRAHYQIAGSYGNETDGQLNKYPFSPDDRCQVNDLYLDTCLKYRNSVMGSQWILNFCLHKKWSIGRCNRFMHDDEGKLQLEDVCSHVSYNKRGYLQELWNIPLDSCVDASPLLVLNNGMINIFIGSHSHLFLCIDCCNGSVRWSVKLEGRVECSAAITGDFSEVVVGCYKGKIYFHDMLTGKLSWTVQTDGEVKMQPVVDRTRNLIWCGSYDHHLYALNYQDRCCAYKVSCGGSIYGSPAVDMAHDMIYVACTSGLVTAISLEVPSFRIVWQYEAGEAIFSSLAIDHQSGNVVCCLVNGLVIALNSHGTVVWKATVGGPIFAGACVSSALPSQTSGDLLWSYDFGDPITASAFVDEVLASTPSGTSERFACICTSSGKVRVLGIRADAEQGKVGYSVQEFAAMDLPGDIFSSPLMQETCSFGKMHSTQISDTSSRTVNKDMQKVLVLGFQRLDFHAINLWLSARYSVSQSDYNLGAIPSVLGSKAEAEP; encoded by the exons atggcggcggcggcggcggcggcggcggaggtggatgAGCCGTGCTGCATCTCGCACGCCTTCGACCGCGCCGCGCGCCGGGACCCCGCCCGGCTCGCCGTCGTCCACGCAGGCGACGGCGGGCGCCGCTTCGCCTGCGGCGACCTCCTCTGCGCCGTCTCCTCGCTCTCCCGCCGCATAGCCGCCGCGCTTCCTCGCCCTTCCACCGACCATCCCGGCGACGACGAGTCCCCAG GCTGCTCGGATCGACAGAGGGGAGGCGCCGGCGCGACACCTAGGGTGGTGGGGGTGTACGCCTCGCCGTCGGTGGAGTACGTCGCAGCCGTCCTCGCCGTGCTCAGGTGCGGGGAGGCGTTCCTGCCACTGGACCCCTCGTGGCCGGAGGACAGGGTCCGGTCAGCTGTCTCTGCCTCTAATGCGGCGCTACTCGTATCGGCAGGGGTTTCGCATGAAGACGATGTTCTTAAGGGCTGCTCTTGCCCTGTTCTGCGATTGAACGGAGACATCCGGCAAGGGTTATATGATGGAGAGGTTGGGATTGGTGGAGATGAGCTTGCTTGGCCGTGCGAGCATGAGAGGCCACGGGAGTTCTGCTATGTGATGTTCACGTCTGGTTCTACTGGAAGACCCAAAGGTGTTTGTGGAATGGagaaag GTCTTCTGAATCGCTTTTTGTGGATGCAAAGAAGGAATCCTTTGTGTTCGGATGATGTGTTGTTATTTAAGACATCTGTCAGCTTTGTTGACCATCTTCAGGAGTTTCTTTCTGCTGTGTTGACTAGCACAACACTTGTCATTCCCCCCAATAATTGGAGAGCCAATCCAGCATCATTGGCCAACTTGATTAAG GCATATCGTATATCAAGGGTGACTATAGTTCCGTCGCTGATGGAGATAATACTACCTACCCTGGAGAAAAATATTTCATGTGGATATAACTCTCTTAAGATCTTGGTATTTAGTGGGGAGATTCTGTCCTTAGTGCTGTGGAAGAGAGTTCGTGAAATTCTGCCAGAGACTACTATCATAAATTTGTATGGAACAACAGAG GTTTCTGGTGATTGTACATTCTTTGATTGCAAAGATCTGCCTGCAATTTTAGAGCGTGAAGAAATAACCAGTGTACCGATTGGATTTCCTATTGCTAATTGTGAAgtttttcttgtgaagcatgctggGATTGCAGCTGAAGGTGAAATTTGTGTTAGTGGAGCATGTTTATTCTATGGTTATTTAGCTGAGTTTCTGAGGAGTAATCACACTGAAGGCAGTGAAAGTTCAAAATACTACAAAACGGGTGACTATGCTCGACGGCTGAAGGCTGGTGAACTTGTTTTCCTTGGGAGAAGGGACCGTTCTGTAAAAAATTACGGGCAGCGTTTTTCACTAGAAGAGGTAGAATCCACCTTAAAGGAACATCCTGCTGTCAGTGATGCTGCAGTTACTTTCCAAAGTAAAGGGTCTCCAGATTATAAGGCATACCTGGTGTTTAAGAATAAGGATGAAATTGTGAAAGATAGCGTGCAGTATAGAGAAGTAAATTCTTCTCAAGATGTCATGGCATCAATTCGAAGTTGGCTCATCAAGAAGGTTCCACCAGCTATGATTCCAAGCTTCTTTCTCCACGTGAAGTCCTTACCTTTGACTTCTTCAGGAAAGGTTGACTATGTTAAGTTATCAAGTTTGGAATGTGCATTGGAACCATGTGGAATTGAGCAAATTAAGTCTGGAAGTGGTCCAGTTAATCCATATTTACAAGTTATTAAAAAG GCATTTTGTGACGCCCTGCTTGTTGATGAAGTTTCCGAGTTTGATGATTTTTTCACCTTGGGTGGTAACTCAATTTCTGCCGCCCATGCAGCCCACAAGTTGGAGATTGACATGAGACTGCTTTATATCTATCCAACCCCTTCTATGCTTTTGCACGCTTTAGTTGTGGAGCATAGTAATTTGGTTTCTCCTACTGATGAGCCTCAGCCTAAGAAGGGCCTGAACGTATCTACAAGCATACATGGACTATTCGACCCGGTTGCTGCAAATGTGGATGATAGTTATCATGGAGGCAAAGCACGGATAAATGGAAAGCGTGCACATTATCAAATTGCTGGGAGTTACGGAAATGAAACAGATGGCCAGCTTAACAAATATCCATTCTCTCCTGATGACAGATGCCAGGTAAACGATCTCTACTTGGATACATGCTTGAAGTACAGAAACAGTGTCATGGGGAGTCAGTGGATCCTGAACTTTTGTTTACACAAGAAGTGGTCTATTGGACGTTGCAACAGATTTATGCATGACGATGAAGGGAAGCTGCAACTTGAAGATGTTTGCTCACATGTTTCATACAACAAAAGAGGTTATCTTCAGGAACTTTGGAACATTCCTTTGGATTCATGTGTTGATGCCTCACCTTTGCTTGTCCTGAACAATGGGATGATAAACATATTTATTGGGTCCCATTCACATTTATTTCTCTGCATCGATTGTTGCAA TGGTTCAGTGAGGTGGAGTGTCAAATTGGAAGGACGTGTGGAGTGTTCTGCTGCTATTACTGGTGATTTTTCAGAG GTTGTGGTTGGATGTTATAAAGGGAAAATTTACTTTCATGATATGTTGACTGGTAAACTATCTTGGACAGTTCAAACAGATGGAGAG GTAAAAATGCAACCAGTTGTTGACAGGACAAGGAATTTAATATG GTGTGGCTCTTATGATCATCATTTATATGCACTAAATTACCAAGATCGTTGCTGCGCTTATAAAGTATCTTGTGGTGGAAGCATCTATGGTTCTCCTGCTGTGGACATG GCACACGACATGATCTATGTTGCTTGTACGAGTGGCCTTGTAACTGCAATATCCCTTGAG GTTCCATCATTCAGAATAGTTTGGCAATATGAAGCTGGGGAAGCAATTTTCAGTTCTCTTGCCATCGATCATCAAAGTGGAAATG TTGTTTGTTGCTTGGTGAACGGTCTGGTGATCGCGTTGAACTCACATGGCACTGTTGTCTGGAAG GCAACTGTTGGTGGTCCTATTTTTGCTGGTGCATGTGTGTCATCTGCGCTTCCTTCTCAG ACATCTGGTGATCTTCTTTGGTCATATGACTTCGGCGACCCAATTACTGCATCTGCTTTTGTTGATGAAGTGTTAGCATCAACACCATCTGGAACATCAGAGAG ATTTGCTTGTATCTGCACAAGTTCTGGGAAGGTCCGTGTCCTTGGGATTAGAGCTGATGCTGAGCAGGGGAAAGTTGGTTACTCTGTGCAAGAGTTTGCAGCCATGGATCTTCCTGGGGACATCTTCTCATCTCCCTTGATG CAAGAGACTTGTTCTTTTGGTAAGATGCACAGTACTCAGATATCAGACACATCCAGTCGAACTGTCAACAAAGATATGCAGAAGGTACTGGTGCTTGGGTTCCAAAGGTTGGATTTCCACGCCATAAACCTTTGGTTAAGTGCTCGATATTCAGTATCACAATCAGATTACAACCTTGGTGCTATCCCGAGTGTACTGGGTTCAAAAGCGGAAGCAGAGCCATAA